In Drosophila pseudoobscura strain MV-25-SWS-2005 chromosome 4, UCI_Dpse_MV25, whole genome shotgun sequence, the following proteins share a genomic window:
- the holn1 gene encoding CD2 antigen cytoplasmic tail-binding protein 2 homolog: protein MATKRRKRAPSDNINERKSKKHTLDSDEEDSDHYEREYMNDSDIEGGEEGIPKVEDNVKVTPFNMREELEEGHFDKDGHYHWNVDTEIKDNWLDNIDWVKIEKGDSKNGDQSLNSSDSSIEPPANPFNLSMTLRKILEYLKEGESVQQALKRLGNQRPAVSTLERIKQKKAGFVDTKTQDILKLTELANEILLRTGNMNIYDETTESIKSKLTDLPSTSKSTIDDEVDMYADDFDLKESQRFKARPTSSQTMTDSSEVMWEFKWTQNNDEIHGPFTTDKMLKWSKEKYFKNGVYARKCGEKSNFYSSNRIDFELYL, encoded by the exons ATGGCAACCAAACGACGAAAACGTGCACCAAGCGATAACATAAACGAAAGAAAGAGTAAAAAACATACTCTTGATTCGGATGAAGAAGATTCTGACCACTACGAACG TGAATATATGAATGATAGCGACATTGAAGGCGGCGAGGAGGGCATTCCAAAAGTAGAAGACAATGTAAAGGTAACACCTTTTAATATGCGAGAGGAGTTGGAAGAAGGTCATTTTGATAAAGATGGTCATTACCATTGGAATGTTGACACGGAAATAAAAGATAATTGGTTGGATAACATCGATTGGGTTAAG ATCGAGAAAGGTGACTCCAAAAATGGCGATCAAAGCTTAAATTCGTCGGATAGTTCTATAGAACCCCCAGCGAATCCCTTCAATTTGTCTATGACACTAAGAAAAATATTGGAATATTTAAAAGAGGGGGAAAGCGTTCAACAAGCCTTGAAAAGATTGGGAAATCAGCGTCCAGCGGTATCAACTCTGGaaagaataaaacaaaagaaagctGGCTTTGTTGATACAAAAACTCAAGATATTTTGAAACTAACTGAGCTTGCTAATGAAATACTTTTAAGGACGGGCAACATGAATATATATGACGAAACTACGGAAAGCATTAAATCCAAGCTTACTGATTTGCCTAGCACAAGCAAATCTACAATTGATGACGAGGTTGacatgtatgctgatgatttCGATTTGAAAGAGTCTCAACGTTTTAAAGCGCGTCCTACATCAAGTCAAACTATGACCGATTCGTCTGAAGTCATGTGGGAGTTTAAGTGGACACAAAATAACGATGAAATCCATGGCCCTTTTACCACTGATAAGATGTTAAAATGGtctaaagaaaaatatttcaaaaatggAGTCTATGCTCGGAAATGTGGCGAAAAATCCAACTTTTATTCCAGCAATAGAATAGACTTTGAATTATATTTGTAA
- the REPTOR-BP gene encoding REPTOR-binding partner isoform X1 translates to MESQNNKMAVTEEAFPSVRKECGKRGRKPGRKTSTEKIDIKAKLERSRQSARECRARKKLRYQYLEELVADREKAVVALRAELERYILWSRQLNEHVSTPNTDQFLKEIGIIKEE, encoded by the exons ATGGAATcccaaaataataaaatggcGGTCACGGAGGAAGCTTTTCCATCA GTCCGCAAAGAATGTGGAAAGAGAGGACGGAAGCCCGGAAGAAAAACATCGACCGAAAAAATAGATATAAAGGCCAAACTTG AACGTAGCAGGCAAAGTGCTCGGGAATGCCGGGCCCGTAAAAAACTACGCTATCAGTACCTTGAGGAGCTAGTTGCAGATCGTGAAAAGGCCGTCGTTGCATTGCGGGCTGAACTGGAACGT TACATACTCTGGAGTAGACAATTGAATGAACATGTCTCAACACCCAACACTGACCAGTTCCTGAAAGAAATCGGAATTATTAAAGAAGAATAA
- the REPTOR-BP gene encoding REPTOR-binding partner isoform X2, which produces MESQNNKMAVTEEAFPSVRKECGKRGRKPGRKTSTEKIDIKAKLERSRQSARECRARKKLRYQYLEELVADREKAVVALRAELERVVHTLE; this is translated from the exons ATGGAATcccaaaataataaaatggcGGTCACGGAGGAAGCTTTTCCATCA GTCCGCAAAGAATGTGGAAAGAGAGGACGGAAGCCCGGAAGAAAAACATCGACCGAAAAAATAGATATAAAGGCCAAACTTG AACGTAGCAGGCAAAGTGCTCGGGAATGCCGGGCCCGTAAAAAACTACGCTATCAGTACCTTGAGGAGCTAGTTGCAGATCGTGAAAAGGCCGTCGTTGCATTGCGGGCTGAACTGGAACGTGTTG TACATACTCTGGAGTAG